One part of the Marinobacter sp. M3C genome encodes these proteins:
- a CDS encoding outer membrane beta-barrel protein, which produces MNYKSRIACATVLSASVFAAPTVLAQGSVDRESSGPYISGSYGGYKSHGGDFKDDNDLLGAAVGYQFNPFFALEAGYIDFGNFGEDDVDGKLKGVNLVAVGRLPLTQSFGVYAKAGAFASSLDVDAFGESETYDDVSPLVGVGVDFRVTEHLTAFAEYNRYDIDIDSNDFNGQLNNSGPEFDTGQVGVKFQF; this is translated from the coding sequence ATGAACTATAAATCTCGTATTGCTTGCGCTACGGTTTTGTCAGCCAGCGTTTTCGCCGCGCCGACTGTTCTTGCCCAAGGCTCTGTAGATCGCGAGTCTTCGGGCCCTTACATCAGCGGTAGTTACGGTGGTTACAAATCCCACGGTGGCGATTTTAAAGACGATAACGATCTGCTCGGCGCCGCAGTGGGTTACCAGTTTAACCCGTTCTTTGCGCTTGAAGCCGGGTACATCGACTTTGGCAATTTTGGTGAAGACGATGTTGATGGCAAACTTAAGGGTGTTAATTTGGTCGCAGTGGGACGCTTACCGCTAACGCAGAGTTTTGGCGTGTACGCTAAAGCCGGTGCGTTTGCCTCGTCGCTTGACGTTGATGCTTTCGGCGAAAGCGAAACCTACGATGACGTCAGCCCGCTTGTGGGTGTGGGCGTGGATTTTCGTGTAACCGAGCACCTTACGGCGTTCGCCGAATATAACCGTTATGACATCGACATCGACTCAAATGACTTTAACGGTCAGCTCAACAACAGCGGCCCGGAATTCGACACCGGTCAGGTTGGCGTGAAGTTTCAGTTCTAA
- a CDS encoding 1-acylglycerol-3-phosphate O-acyltransferase, which translates to MALLRKILAWTGVLLLCLLSMVLYLARPFNPDNNRILAGACARFGRAVLGMQRPLYGAENMPKDRSMVVIANHQHNDDFLIVGDVVPRRLVAVGKAGLLWVPFFGQVFWLGGNVILNRSRSRKSVASMQAVGDTIVHERKSLWVFPEGTRSRGKGLQSFKKGAFYAAIASGSPLVMVCVGQYQDDSLGWLGRRKPVPLRVLPAIETTGMTNKDIPELIARCHSAMAKAIAELGESKAQ; encoded by the coding sequence ATGGCCCTACTAAGAAAAATACTGGCCTGGACGGGTGTATTACTGCTTTGTCTGCTGTCGATGGTGCTGTATTTGGCGCGGCCCTTTAATCCAGATAATAACCGTATTCTGGCGGGGGCATGTGCCCGTTTCGGGCGCGCAGTTCTTGGCATGCAGCGCCCGCTGTACGGCGCGGAGAATATGCCCAAAGACCGTTCCATGGTGGTGATTGCGAATCACCAGCATAACGACGATTTTTTGATCGTGGGGGATGTTGTGCCGCGGCGCTTGGTGGCGGTGGGCAAGGCGGGGCTGTTGTGGGTGCCGTTTTTCGGACAGGTATTCTGGCTTGGTGGCAACGTAATTCTGAACCGTTCGCGCTCGCGCAAATCCGTTGCCAGCATGCAGGCGGTAGGCGATACCATTGTTCACGAACGCAAAAGCCTGTGGGTTTTCCCAGAGGGCACGCGCAGCCGTGGTAAAGGGCTGCAGAGTTTTAAAAAAGGTGCATTTTACGCGGCCATTGCCTCCGGATCACCGCTGGTGATGGTGTGTGTTGGCCAGTACCAGGATGATTCCTTGGGCTGGCTGGGCCGCCGCAAACCGGTTCCACTCAGGGTTTTACCGGCCATTGAAACCACTGGCATGACCAACAAAGACATACCCGAACTGATCGCGCGCTGCCACAGCGCTATGGCCAAGGCAATTGCCGAGCTGGGTGAAAGTAAGGCACAGTGA
- a CDS encoding ATP-binding protein — MSVTKSIDWRTTPAAVWRRHRSGLRAIRRLDPVTWGSLTGVDQQQQALALNTERFLQGEPSNNVLLWGARGTGKSSLIKALLNHYQAQGLRMIEVDKDDLVHLPEIVDDLWDLPYHFVIFCDDLSFEAGETSYKALKSVLEGSLELPPENVRVYATSNRRHLMPEYMADNMSSHSRGGEIHPAEAIEEQISLADRFGVQLSFYAFSQELYLQAIDALFAEVGDREALHQQAIRFATARGVRNGRTAQQFFRQHGPRSPVVD; from the coding sequence ATGTCGGTTACCAAATCTATCGACTGGCGCACCACGCCGGCCGCCGTGTGGCGCCGGCACCGTTCCGGCCTGCGTGCTATTCGCCGCCTGGATCCGGTTACCTGGGGGTCGCTGACCGGCGTAGACCAACAGCAACAGGCGCTGGCGCTGAACACCGAACGTTTTTTGCAGGGCGAGCCGTCTAATAACGTACTGCTTTGGGGCGCCCGTGGTACTGGCAAGTCGTCTTTGATCAAAGCGCTGCTGAACCACTATCAGGCACAGGGCCTGCGAATGATTGAAGTGGATAAAGACGACCTGGTGCACCTGCCTGAGATTGTTGATGATTTGTGGGACTTGCCCTACCACTTCGTTATATTTTGCGATGACCTCTCATTCGAGGCCGGTGAAACCAGCTACAAGGCGCTGAAAAGCGTTCTGGAAGGGTCGCTGGAACTGCCACCGGAGAATGTGCGTGTGTACGCCACCTCGAATCGTCGCCACCTGATGCCCGAGTATATGGCAGACAATATGAGTAGCCACAGTCGCGGGGGTGAAATTCATCCGGCTGAAGCTATAGAAGAGCAGATTTCCCTGGCTGATCGCTTTGGCGTGCAGCTCTCGTTCTATGCGTTTTCCCAGGAGCTTTACTTGCAGGCGATTGATGCGTTGTTTGCCGAAGTTGGCGATCGTGAGGCCCTGCACCAGCAAGCCATTCGTTTCGCGACCGCTCGCGGTGTCCGCAATGGCCGCACAGCGCAGCAGTTCTTCCGTCAGCACGGCCCGCGCTCGCCGGTAGTTGACTAG
- the pdsR gene encoding proteobacterial dedicated sortase system response regulator, with protein sequence MNKHLALIEDEPAIRDNYRAAFERRGFSVSTYGDRPAAWQALQRQLPDLAIIDVGLGSEAEGGFTLCQDLRRQSATLPIIFLTARDSDIDSVHGLRLGADDYVTKDMSMEHLLARINALLRRADAWNQAHQQPDELLARGKLTLNLDRMSASWNNQAVELTVTEFWMLHALARHPGHVRSRVQLMDAASTVLDDNTVTSHIKRIRGKFNALDRDFNSVQTVYGMGYRWHDHNA encoded by the coding sequence ATGAACAAGCATCTGGCACTGATCGAAGACGAACCCGCCATCCGCGATAATTACCGCGCTGCTTTCGAGCGCAGGGGCTTTTCTGTGTCTACCTACGGTGACCGGCCAGCTGCCTGGCAGGCATTACAGCGGCAGTTACCGGACCTGGCGATTATTGATGTGGGCCTGGGGAGCGAAGCCGAGGGCGGGTTTACTTTGTGCCAGGACTTACGCCGGCAGTCCGCCACACTGCCGATTATTTTTCTGACCGCTCGCGACAGCGACATAGACTCCGTGCACGGCCTGCGCCTGGGCGCAGACGACTACGTCACCAAAGACATGAGCATGGAACATCTACTGGCCCGCATTAATGCATTGCTGCGCCGCGCAGACGCCTGGAATCAGGCCCATCAACAGCCCGACGAATTGCTGGCAAGAGGCAAACTGACACTGAATCTGGACCGCATGAGCGCCAGCTGGAACAACCAGGCCGTTGAGCTGACGGTCACCGAGTTCTGGATGCTGCACGCACTGGCCCGCCACCCGGGCCATGTGCGCAGCCGTGTTCAGCTGATGGACGCGGCCAGCACGGTACTCGATGACAATACGGTGACGTCGCATATCAAACGTATTCGTGGCAAATTCAACGCTCTGGATCGCGACTTCAACAGCGTTCAAACGGTTTACGGCATGGGTTATCGCTGGCACGACCACAATGCCTGA
- a CDS encoding ATP-binding protein — MAALSLKRQLLLVSLLMLLVPLAGVQFALELDNILRQQAQQQLQQQANRLALLAGDELLAQPPLAAGTFAVYTAAQNSALLLDGYADDWPGYDSSEPFPPSAQAPLSALQPWQQLPGAAPQPSALYWQASHSDKTLYLLIRIPGQPPQLFNPGAPRLAHHRLLLQLFSGANELRINPRNQAWLLRPSAPGQLPARSGANWTETDPRVNAFWQPVANGWQLELALPRPAAGSRITLALYGGEGVAAESPPLAQIPAAALVRRNADLEQTLASWLDSGQQLRVMEESGWVIARQQRTVLTKPATTTGIEPRSARIDQADENASWLQQVGQNLLKALVKANQPDSILVNEQLWRQFPVNLPAPALMRHSNDSLWLSAQAPVFGGRTLVLEQSLDQLLNISGAALGTVLARSFLIIIGLVVVLLGYASWLSWRISRLAKWVTQCVDADGRMAPQVPLQPKSGIGNDELGQLQQRFNRLVSSLHGYNQYLESFSQRLSHELKTPLAVVRSSLDNLTHCADEAERQNYLTRAQSAVARLSGILRSMSEATRLEQSLEAEHKEVFDVAEVLTQVTAAYQALDPHHVIVYRGPEHGSHVLGSPELLVQLLDKLVDNARDFTPEGQRIELNLRRVDQGWQLGVFNQGSQLPAGADIFSAFVSHRVGQINTSEHHLGQGLLIAQLIANYHQTRLEAENKSRNGLDGVTFRLVIPAAESGADINSTPP, encoded by the coding sequence GTGGCCGCACTGAGCCTGAAACGCCAGCTGTTGCTGGTAAGCCTGTTGATGTTGCTGGTTCCTCTTGCCGGGGTTCAGTTTGCGCTTGAGCTAGACAACATTCTGCGCCAGCAGGCCCAGCAACAATTGCAGCAACAGGCAAATCGCCTGGCCCTGCTGGCGGGTGATGAGCTGCTGGCACAGCCACCGTTGGCCGCCGGCACGTTTGCTGTTTATACCGCGGCTCAGAATAGCGCCCTCCTGCTTGACGGCTACGCCGATGATTGGCCGGGCTACGATTCCTCCGAGCCGTTCCCGCCGTCGGCGCAGGCACCTCTGTCCGCTCTTCAACCTTGGCAGCAGCTGCCCGGGGCCGCCCCTCAGCCTAGCGCGCTTTACTGGCAGGCCAGCCACAGCGATAAAACCCTGTATCTGCTGATTCGCATTCCAGGCCAGCCACCTCAGCTGTTCAATCCCGGCGCGCCGCGGCTGGCCCACCACCGGTTATTGCTGCAACTGTTCAGTGGCGCCAATGAGCTCCGTATAAACCCGCGCAATCAGGCCTGGTTGCTACGCCCGTCGGCACCCGGACAGCTGCCGGCCCGCAGCGGTGCTAACTGGACCGAAACCGACCCCCGCGTGAACGCGTTCTGGCAACCGGTGGCCAATGGCTGGCAGCTGGAACTGGCCCTGCCCCGGCCTGCCGCGGGCAGCCGCATAACGCTTGCCCTTTATGGAGGCGAAGGTGTGGCTGCTGAAAGTCCGCCATTGGCGCAGATTCCAGCGGCTGCGCTGGTTCGCCGCAACGCGGATCTGGAGCAGACGCTGGCCAGCTGGCTAGACAGCGGCCAACAACTGCGAGTAATGGAAGAATCCGGTTGGGTTATCGCCCGTCAGCAGCGCACAGTCTTAACCAAGCCGGCGACCACGACGGGCATCGAGCCAAGGTCTGCACGCATCGACCAAGCAGATGAAAACGCCTCGTGGCTACAACAGGTAGGGCAGAATCTGCTGAAGGCGCTGGTGAAAGCCAATCAACCCGACTCGATTCTGGTGAATGAACAGCTCTGGCGCCAGTTCCCGGTTAATCTTCCCGCCCCGGCGTTGATGCGTCACAGTAACGATAGCCTGTGGCTGAGCGCACAGGCTCCGGTGTTTGGTGGGCGAACACTGGTGCTGGAGCAATCGCTGGATCAACTGCTGAACATTTCAGGCGCCGCTCTGGGCACCGTACTGGCCCGCAGCTTTCTGATTATTATTGGCTTGGTGGTGGTTCTGCTGGGTTATGCCAGCTGGCTGTCGTGGCGCATTAGCCGTTTGGCGAAATGGGTCACCCAGTGCGTGGATGCCGATGGCCGAATGGCTCCTCAGGTGCCGTTGCAGCCAAAGTCAGGTATCGGTAACGACGAGCTTGGCCAGCTTCAGCAGCGCTTTAACCGGCTAGTCAGCAGTCTTCACGGTTACAACCAATACCTGGAAAGCTTCTCACAGCGCTTGTCTCATGAACTGAAAACGCCACTGGCGGTGGTACGCTCATCCCTTGATAACCTGACTCACTGCGCCGATGAAGCCGAGCGGCAAAATTATCTGACCCGTGCCCAAAGCGCTGTGGCCAGGCTTAGCGGTATTTTGCGCAGCATGAGTGAAGCCACACGGCTGGAGCAGAGCCTGGAAGCCGAACACAAAGAGGTGTTTGACGTGGCTGAAGTGCTGACGCAGGTAACAGCTGCCTACCAGGCGTTGGATCCGCACCACGTTATTGTGTACCGGGGCCCGGAGCACGGCAGTCATGTTTTGGGGTCGCCGGAGCTGTTGGTACAGCTTTTGGATAAGTTAGTCGACAACGCGCGGGACTTTACCCCTGAAGGCCAACGTATTGAGCTGAATCTGCGGCGAGTTGACCAGGGCTGGCAACTCGGCGTATTTAATCAGGGCTCCCAACTGCCCGCCGGGGCGGATATTTTCTCGGCGTTTGTGTCCCATAGAGTAGGCCAGATCAACACGTCTGAACATCATCTGGGCCAGGGCCTGCTGATTGCGCAGCTGATTGCGAACTACCACCAGACCCGCCTGGAGGCGGAAAATAAGAGCCGAAACGGCCTTGACGGCGTGACGTTCCGGCTGGTGATTCCCGCCGCTGAATCAGGCGCGGATATAAATTCGACGCCACCTTAA
- a CDS encoding MAPEG family protein yields MIVPITGVFAAVIGILLLVLSAVVVKYRIKYGKGMGITEDLDFEAAVRAHGNLVEYAPLTLLMLGIAELNGVSNGFIYWIGMAFVLGRILHAWGMFQGHGGPHKARMVGILLTWVSILMIAVLLLLNVFQVYG; encoded by the coding sequence ATGATTGTACCTATAACCGGTGTTTTCGCGGCTGTTATCGGAATTTTGCTGCTGGTTTTGTCTGCCGTTGTGGTTAAGTACCGAATCAAATACGGCAAGGGTATGGGTATTACGGAAGATCTCGATTTTGAGGCTGCCGTGCGGGCCCACGGTAATCTGGTGGAATACGCACCGCTGACCCTGCTGATGTTGGGTATTGCCGAGCTGAACGGCGTTTCCAACGGTTTTATTTACTGGATTGGTATGGCTTTTGTCTTGGGGCGCATATTGCACGCTTGGGGCATGTTCCAGGGCCATGGCGGGCCCCACAAGGCCCGCATGGTGGGTATTTTGCTAACCTGGGTCTCAATTCTGATGATCGCCGTATTGCTGCTGCTGAACGTGTTTCAAGTATACGGTTAG
- a CDS encoding OmpA family protein: MTVLVLDNPELLALATLAEGFQPDSCAESHKPRQLKFHYGYNKHQLSAADMDMLTRHGHYLLRNVHLHVRVHGHSDAFGSDDYGHFLSRMRASAVVRFLIEEGVDEQRLKAVGWGSDRPLATRADHAANRRVELEYVQHSVSSALSG; this comes from the coding sequence ATGACCGTTCTTGTTTTGGATAACCCGGAATTACTGGCCCTCGCAACTCTGGCGGAGGGTTTTCAGCCAGATTCATGCGCCGAGTCACACAAACCCCGTCAGCTGAAGTTCCATTACGGCTACAACAAACATCAGCTTAGCGCCGCCGACATGGACATGCTTACCCGTCACGGCCACTACTTGCTCCGCAACGTTCATCTACATGTGCGCGTACACGGGCATTCCGACGCCTTTGGTAGCGACGACTATGGTCATTTTCTGTCGCGCATGCGGGCCAGCGCCGTGGTACGTTTTTTAATTGAAGAGGGCGTGGATGAACAGCGTTTAAAAGCTGTCGGCTGGGGCTCAGACCGCCCGCTGGCAACACGGGCAGATCACGCGGCCAACCGCCGGGTGGAACTGGAGTACGTGCAACACAGCGTCTCCAGCGCGCTGTCCGGCTAA
- a CDS encoding DNA ligase, which translates to MSGILWTKRLGSGLLASLALMTAVVLGAPAKVPLANVYQQGAPLADYWVSEKLDGVRAYWDGERLWSRRGNPFQAPDWFVSDFPPQPLDGELWLGRGHFAQLSGIVRTVRPVDADWRSVRFMVFDLPLIDQTFDQRLPRLRELVSQAGSPYLALVEQQRPGNHQQLMARRDKMIAVGGEGLMLRRGASIYKAGRSDDLLKVKRFDDAEAIVVGILPGKGKYQGMMGALRVRLAGKREFRIGSGFSDAERAEPPPLGSVITFKHFGHTATGLPRFASFMRVRNDEPESPGIQ; encoded by the coding sequence ATGTCCGGCATATTATGGACGAAGCGCTTGGGTTCAGGCCTGTTGGCGAGTCTTGCGCTGATGACGGCCGTGGTGCTTGGTGCGCCAGCGAAGGTTCCGTTGGCCAATGTGTATCAGCAGGGCGCGCCGCTTGCGGATTATTGGGTGAGCGAAAAACTGGATGGAGTGCGGGCTTATTGGGACGGTGAGCGCCTGTGGTCCCGCCGCGGCAATCCGTTTCAGGCGCCTGACTGGTTTGTCAGTGATTTCCCGCCGCAGCCGTTAGACGGCGAGCTGTGGCTGGGGCGCGGCCATTTCGCACAACTTTCTGGCATTGTGCGCACCGTTCGTCCCGTCGATGCGGATTGGCGTTCTGTGCGTTTTATGGTGTTCGATTTGCCGTTGATCGACCAGACATTCGATCAACGTCTTCCCCGTTTGCGCGAGTTGGTCAGTCAAGCGGGGTCACCCTATCTGGCTTTGGTTGAGCAGCAACGGCCCGGAAACCATCAGCAGCTGATGGCTCGCCGGGATAAAATGATTGCTGTCGGCGGCGAAGGGCTGATGCTGCGCCGTGGCGCTAGCATTTATAAGGCTGGTCGCTCGGATGACCTGTTAAAAGTGAAGCGCTTTGACGACGCCGAAGCGATTGTTGTTGGCATTCTGCCGGGCAAGGGCAAATATCAGGGGATGATGGGCGCGCTGCGGGTGAGGCTGGCCGGTAAAAGGGAGTTTCGCATTGGCAGCGGTTTCAGCGATGCCGAACGCGCAGAACCACCGCCACTGGGTAGCGTTATTACCTTCAAACATTTCGGCCACACCGCCACCGGCCTGCCGCGATTTGCCAGTTTTATGCGAGTGCGAAATGATGAACCGGAGTCGCCTGGCATTCAGTAG
- the tssM gene encoding type VI secretion system membrane subunit TssM → MWTYVLRLGRTVAVVTPHLRRVAPRALFVALALALAAVWWLGPRWSLNGEFPLASWQARSLVTLAAVLLVALLWGLMLARRLRQNQQSQTAVAQEQEDPVLPFERKQQRLLDRQLAALRGKHSRRHGAYRLPWYLVMGLENAGKTSLIQGCGQSWALSDVTRNNRTDRNPFGFDWWVADTGLMIDPAGELLGENNEGGISGEIQHRLWRHFLGWLQLNRSHQPLNGVLMVIDLAQLSMAGEPQSQAQAIVLRNRLRELMEKTGPQLPIYICFTKMDLLYGFESFAASWPKAELEQPLGFTFELHRGGDNDRWLTQFAERYEQLVQGLMARLPEVLGASHNAETRAAAYSFTRQMAGLAPVLEAYLATLLAADGFSNPALVRGSYFTSVRQEGVPEDAFVTAAAANYRLTGPVQPAQRQRRSVPMFASQLFASIFMAEEGLAGQGQRRFRRQRKIAVAAVLALAAGGLMSAGWQHYFTKNAEAALMVEAQVQAFLNSTATVNVDRAVSGAELLGSLNRLRDATLAFGERKKAAPWLRDMGLYRGDQIAPALEGAYRDMLAYQFLPALMFAVSEQMVAAPGSPRSPGSLGLSDSLGSSNYSNYSNGNYSNDSLEHLRVLRMLYDASGRRKDMVRGYLQDYWQRLYPGQRERQKQLLTHLDYGLENTDLAGWAKAGDVNARMVLAPFSGRVEWAQYELGRVPTLQRVYRDLEQAAARQLPPARDLARSSGPAFATVFGVVDADTTSLPSVSDNNPMLIPALFTRESLQKWFLDRAGRVTELALIDAWVLGRRDNIDFSPADQQQLQAGLHNIYSQEYVRHWRGALSRLKIHRFEDLNHGVRILESLGSSYKPLASVLQQLRENTSLAAGLSNDLRQASPAAAGLALTPAQVPPRLAVLQNIERQFSDLNRLTLSQGEDPSELDEIMLVVAELHQYLRNIQEAPDSGKSALAAARARLDLEGADPIFTLQRMAAYQPEPLNRMLGHLASESWRVLLDSAVAQLEREWFREVYQPFAQNLAPFYPFKAGTDRDAALQDFEQFFAPGGTLQTFYNQKLKLFVEDYPQQSGALARAGLLRREVTAALASADAIRRAYFTTSGSLDVEFALEPLNLTSNKRRSVMNLDGQLVEFNHGPRQSIPLVWPNTLRDNVQSRITLVPVEVNRSPRSLSQQGPWALFRLLENADLTGVDSTAVDVKFTVDEGAMRYRLHAGSNTNPFTQQLLSGFRLPRSLY, encoded by the coding sequence ATGTGGACTTATGTATTACGACTCGGCCGCACTGTTGCCGTGGTGACGCCGCATTTACGTCGCGTAGCGCCTCGTGCCCTGTTTGTGGCGCTGGCACTTGCGTTGGCTGCCGTCTGGTGGCTGGGGCCACGCTGGTCGCTGAACGGTGAATTTCCCCTTGCGAGCTGGCAGGCCCGCTCCTTGGTAACACTGGCGGCCGTGCTGTTGGTTGCGTTGCTGTGGGGCTTAATGCTGGCGCGGCGATTACGCCAAAACCAACAATCGCAAACCGCTGTAGCGCAGGAGCAGGAAGATCCAGTGTTGCCGTTCGAGCGCAAACAACAGCGCTTGCTGGACCGGCAACTGGCTGCGCTACGGGGTAAGCACTCGCGCCGGCACGGCGCTTATCGGCTGCCTTGGTATCTGGTAATGGGACTTGAAAACGCTGGTAAAACCAGCCTGATTCAGGGTTGCGGGCAGTCCTGGGCGTTGTCCGATGTTACCCGTAACAACCGTACCGACCGTAATCCCTTCGGTTTCGATTGGTGGGTGGCTGACACCGGTTTGATGATTGATCCTGCCGGCGAGCTTCTTGGTGAGAATAATGAAGGCGGCATCAGCGGCGAGATTCAGCACCGTCTGTGGCGGCACTTTCTGGGTTGGCTGCAACTCAACCGATCGCATCAGCCACTCAACGGTGTGCTAATGGTGATCGATTTGGCCCAATTGAGCATGGCTGGCGAACCGCAAAGCCAGGCCCAGGCCATCGTTCTTCGCAATCGCCTGCGTGAGTTGATGGAAAAAACCGGTCCACAGCTGCCAATTTACATCTGTTTCACAAAAATGGACTTGCTGTACGGCTTTGAGAGCTTCGCCGCCAGTTGGCCAAAGGCCGAGCTGGAGCAGCCCTTGGGTTTTACCTTCGAACTTCATCGCGGCGGCGATAACGACCGTTGGCTAACGCAGTTCGCCGAACGCTATGAACAGCTGGTGCAGGGCCTGATGGCACGTCTGCCAGAGGTGCTGGGCGCCAGTCACAACGCTGAAACGCGGGCTGCCGCTTATTCCTTCACTCGTCAGATGGCCGGTCTTGCGCCGGTACTTGAAGCCTATCTGGCTACGCTGCTAGCAGCCGATGGCTTCTCTAATCCGGCGCTGGTGCGCGGCAGTTATTTTACCTCGGTGCGCCAGGAAGGCGTGCCCGAAGACGCATTTGTAACGGCGGCTGCGGCCAATTACCGGTTAACCGGTCCCGTTCAGCCGGCCCAACGTCAACGGCGATCGGTACCGATGTTTGCGTCGCAATTGTTTGCGTCGATTTTTATGGCGGAGGAGGGCCTGGCCGGCCAAGGTCAGCGCCGCTTCAGACGGCAACGTAAGATTGCAGTCGCCGCGGTTTTGGCACTGGCCGCTGGCGGGCTAATGAGCGCCGGCTGGCAGCATTACTTTACTAAAAATGCCGAAGCGGCATTGATGGTCGAGGCCCAGGTGCAGGCGTTTTTAAACAGCACCGCGACGGTGAATGTTGACCGTGCTGTGTCTGGCGCAGAACTGCTGGGATCTCTGAATCGGTTGCGCGACGCCACTCTGGCATTTGGCGAACGTAAAAAAGCTGCGCCGTGGCTGCGGGATATGGGTCTGTACCGGGGCGATCAGATTGCGCCAGCGCTGGAAGGCGCCTATCGCGACATGCTGGCCTATCAGTTTTTACCGGCGTTGATGTTTGCCGTCAGTGAACAGATGGTGGCCGCACCCGGATCTCCACGTTCGCCAGGCTCTTTGGGCCTTTCTGACTCTTTAGGCTCTTCAAACTATTCAAACTACAGCAACGGCAACTACAGCAACGATAGTCTGGAGCACTTGCGGGTGTTGCGCATGTTGTATGACGCCAGCGGTCGCCGCAAAGACATGGTTCGCGGCTATCTTCAGGATTATTGGCAGCGCCTGTATCCGGGTCAGCGTGAGCGCCAGAAGCAATTGCTGACGCATCTGGATTACGGCCTTGAGAATACCGATCTGGCAGGCTGGGCTAAGGCCGGTGACGTCAATGCTCGTATGGTTCTGGCGCCGTTCAGCGGTCGCGTAGAGTGGGCTCAGTATGAACTTGGGCGTGTGCCCACATTACAGCGGGTATACCGAGACCTGGAGCAGGCCGCCGCAAGGCAGTTGCCGCCAGCGAGGGATCTGGCCCGCAGCAGCGGCCCGGCCTTTGCTACCGTATTCGGCGTTGTGGATGCTGACACAACGTCTCTGCCCTCAGTGAGTGATAACAACCCTATGCTGATACCGGCTCTGTTTACGCGCGAGAGCCTGCAAAAATGGTTTTTGGATCGCGCGGGAAGGGTAACCGAGCTGGCGCTGATAGACGCCTGGGTGCTGGGCCGGCGTGACAACATTGATTTCAGCCCGGCCGATCAACAGCAACTGCAGGCCGGCTTGCACAACATTTACTCGCAAGAATATGTGCGCCACTGGCGTGGCGCGCTCAGCCGCCTGAAGATCCATCGTTTTGAGGACTTGAACCACGGCGTACGGATTCTGGAGAGCTTGGGCAGCAGTTATAAGCCTCTGGCAAGCGTGTTGCAGCAGCTGCGCGAAAACACCTCGCTGGCGGCGGGCCTAAGCAACGATTTGCGCCAGGCCTCGCCTGCAGCGGCAGGGCTGGCATTAACCCCTGCGCAAGTGCCACCCAGGCTGGCCGTGCTGCAGAACATCGAACGCCAGTTCAGTGATTTGAACCGGTTAACTCTGTCGCAAGGCGAAGACCCCAGCGAGCTGGACGAAATCATGCTGGTGGTTGCAGAGCTGCATCAATATCTGCGTAATATTCAGGAGGCTCCAGACAGCGGCAAATCTGCTTTGGCGGCCGCAAGGGCGCGACTAGACCTGGAAGGTGCAGATCCGATCTTCACTCTTCAGCGAATGGCGGCTTATCAACCCGAACCACTAAACCGGATGCTCGGCCACTTGGCCAGTGAAAGCTGGCGGGTACTGCTGGACAGCGCAGTGGCGCAGCTAGAGCGCGAGTGGTTTCGCGAGGTGTACCAGCCGTTCGCCCAAAATCTGGCTCCGTTTTATCCCTTCAAGGCCGGCACCGACCGAGATGCGGCGCTGCAGGATTTTGAACAATTCTTTGCGCCGGGCGGCACCTTGCAAACCTTCTATAACCAGAAGCTAAAGCTATTTGTGGAAGATTATCCGCAGCAGTCCGGGGCTTTGGCTCGTGCCGGGTTACTGCGGCGGGAAGTAACGGCGGCCTTGGCCAGCGCGGATGCCATTCGCCGTGCCTACTTTACAACGTCGGGATCGTTGGACGTGGAGTTCGCATTAGAGCCGCTGAACCTTACCTCCAACAAGCGCCGCAGCGTGATGAATCTGGATGGCCAACTGGTGGAGTTTAACCACGGGCCGCGGCAGAGCATTCCGCTGGTGTGGCCCAATACCCTGCGGGATAACGTGCAAAGCCGCATTACCCTGGTGCCGGTTGAAGTTAACAGGTCGCCCCGCAGTCTTTCGCAGCAGGGACCCTGGGCGCTGTTCCGGCTGTTGGAAAACGCTGATTTAACCGGCGTCGACAGCACCGCGGTAGACGTTAAATTCACAGTTGATGAGGGGGCCATGCGTTACCGCTTGCACGCCGGCAGTAACACCAACCCTTTTACCCAGCAACTGCTGAGTGGGTTCCGCCTGCCGCGCAGTCTGTATTAA